The Sesamum indicum cultivar Zhongzhi No. 13 linkage group LG6, S_indicum_v1.0, whole genome shotgun sequence genome has a segment encoding these proteins:
- the LOC105163242 gene encoding protein ROOT PRIMORDIUM DEFECTIVE 1 — translation MLSKCGTSSLFQIPNTQNPAFCVLLQFTASISSLKVVWRKDPKLDQSIENDKKWRLCARVVREVSNEPGQIIALRYLEKRRKRLRLHIRIQTFLAQNPGLFDTYMDRVKPKTDLVTFLRPSDRLKRFLEEEKMIYGKNEPLIVAKLCKLLMMAKDRVVSADKLVEVKREFGFPNDFLVTLVSKYPEYFKLHGAPGEGRSFLELVTWNEEFAKSVIEKRAEEESRLMGVKVRPGFNWKLPPGFFIRKEMREWIRDWMELPYISPYEDVSHLDQASAEMEKRMVGVFHELLSLSIYKRVPVPILGKFCEEYRFSNAFTSVFTRHSGIFYMSLKGGIRTAILREAYKGEELVDRDPLLEIKDKFVEMLEEGHRQRAEQLRIHREMIRKDMELMAARNKEWNHHEQIQLYEDAHC, via the coding sequence ATGCTGTCAAAATGCGGGACTTCCTCCCTCTTCCAAATTCCAAATACTCAAAACCCAGCCTTCTGCGTTCTACTCCAATTCACTGCCTCAATTTCAAGTCTAAAAGTGGTGTGGCGAAAGGATCCAAAATTAGATCAATCAATCGAAAACGATAAAAAATGGCGGCTATGCGCGCGGGTCGTCAGAGAAGTTTCGAATGAGCCAGGTCAGATAATCGCGCTTCGGTACCTAGAAAAACGCCGCAAGCGGCTTCGGTTACACATTAGAATTCAAACTTTTCTTGCCCAAAATCCGGGTTTGTTCGATACGTATATGGACAGAGTTAAGCCCAAAACCGATTTAGTCACCTTCCTCCGTCCTAGTGATAGACTGAAGCGGTTTTTGGAAGAAGAGAAGATGATTTATGGGAAAAACGAGCCGTTGATCGTGGCGAAATTGTGTAAATTGCTCATGATGGCGAAGGATAGGGTTGTTAGTGCAGATAAATTGGTTGAGGTGAAGAGAGAATTTGGTTTCCCGAATGATTTTCTGGTGACGCTGGTATCCAAGTATCCAGAGTATTTTAAATTGCATGGGGCACCCGGAGAGGGAAGGTCATTCCTCGAGTTGGTTACTTGGAATGAGGAGTTTGCCAAGTCGGTTATTGAGAAGAGGGCAGAGGAGGAATCGAGGTTGATGGGGGTTAAAGTTAGGCCAGGGTTCAATTGGAAGCTTCCCCCAGGGTTTTTTATCAGGAAGGAAATGAGAGAGTGGATTAGGGATTGGATGGAGCTACCTTACATTTCTCCTTATGAGGATGTTTCTCATTTAGATCAAGCATCTGCGGAGATGGAGAAAAGAATGGTGGGAGTTTTCCACGAGCTGCTTTCACTTTCAATTTATAAGAGGGTCCCAGTGCCAATCTTGGGCAAATTTTGTGAGGAGTATAGGTTTTCTAATGCATTCACAAGTGTATTTACTAGGCATTCAGGGATCTTTTATATGTCGCTGAAGGGTGGGATTCGGACTGCGATATTGAGGGAAGCATATAAGGGTGAGGAGTTAGTTGATCGTGATCCACTTCTTGAGATCAAAGATAAGTTTGTTGAGATGCTAGAAGAGGGGCACCGGCAGAGGGCTGAGCAATTGAGAATACATAGAGAAATGATTCGGAAGGACATGGAACTGATGGCAGCAAGGAACAAAGAATGGAATCATCATGAGCAGATTCAGTTATATGAAGATGCACATTGCTGA
- the LOC105163241 gene encoding histidine-rich membrane protein KE4 homolog 1, translating to MDRAITLQLALTLMLLVLYPTAESKWIPHHPLPRVDPPPLCASQLALVNHACAMLPYARVPPHSPLTPAPPSPNGHDRRHHHHHHVHFHVHDHDHDHGHGHGHSHGHSHRHSRHGHKETAIEEDCCRWLKEVDDVCVCELLVHLPPFLTRPVHNYTVGVDDTCNITFTCGSRLVPL from the coding sequence ATGGATAGAGCCATTACACTCCAGTTAGCACTGACCCTGATGCTCCTGGTACTGTACCCAACGGCTGAAAGCAAGTGGATCCCACACCATCCACTACCTCGGGTTGATCCTCCGCCTCTTTGTGCATCTCAATTGGCATTGGTGAATCATGCTTGTGCTATGCTGCCTTATGCACGCGTCCCTCCACATTCCCCACTAACGCCTGCTCCTCCATCCCCAAATGGGCATGACAGGAgacaccaccaccaccatcacgTCCACTTCCACGTCCACGACCATGACCACGACCACGGCCACGGCCACGGTCACAGTCACGGTCACAGTCACAGACACTCGAGACATGGGCACAAAGAAACAGCTATTGAAGAGGATTGCTGTCGGTGGTTAAAAGAAGTTGACGATGTGTGCGTTTGTGAGCTTCTGGTGCACTTGCCTCCATTCCTTACTAGGCCCGTTCACAATTACACTGTTGGGGTTGATGATACGTGCAATATTACTTTCACTTGCGGATCAAGGTTGGTGCCACTCTGA